A single window of Nicotiana tomentosiformis chromosome 1, ASM39032v3, whole genome shotgun sequence DNA harbors:
- the LOC138906717 gene encoding uncharacterized protein, with translation MILGGNEINGVTFSALKKTKVSITHSKGLWENDITFTEEDADGFLLPHNDALVISLNVLDFKIKRVLVDLGSSANIIQWRVLEQNLDCSNTIKRVLVDLGSSAKLTGSIIPATNLLARFNLTSVTTRGEILLLTNAEGVMKTTLFEVVDGDMGYNFILGRPWLHEVKAVPSTYHQLLKFPMPEGNKKIWGDQPAAREMNAILVSSSKGKENVA, from the coding sequence atgatcttaggagggaacgagattaacggggtcaccttttcagcattaaagaagacgaaagtatcaataacgcATAGCAAAGGGCTTTGGGAAAacgatatcacttttacggaggaggacgcagacggATTCCTGCTAccacacaatgacgcactggtaatttctttaaatgtactagattttaagattaaacgtgttctagtagATCTAGggagttcggctaatatcatacaatggagagtattggagcaaaaCTTAGATTGCTCCAATACcattaaacgtgttctagtagATCTAGGGAGTTCGGCTAAACttaccggaagcattattccggccacAAATCTCCTCGCCAGATTCAACCTCACAAGTGTGACAACTCGGGGAGAAATTTTATTACTCACgaacgctgaaggagtaatgaaaacaactcttttcgaagtggtagatggtgatatgggatacaacttcattctgggaaggccatggttgcacgagGTGAAAGctgtaccatcaacatatcatcaattgctgaagtttccaatgccCGAAGGAAATAAGAAAATATGGGGTGACCAACCGGCGGctagggagatgaatgcaattttggtctccagtagcaaaggaaaggaaaatgtggcatag